The following are encoded together in the Blattabacterium cuenoti BPAA genome:
- a CDS encoding DHH family phosphoesterase, protein MLLSNINGINKKKIVLFPHNNPDGDALGSSLALLFYFRKLKHDVDLISPTEYPESFQWLPGTEDILVFSKHTESLVKKKIVNSDYIFFIDFNNFSRINKIKNLFLCSKAKKILIDHHPYPFCFDFMFSDPTVAATSILVFRFISDMNNLDKIDKKIATCLYVGLMTDTGFFRFPSVTSETHFIAGKLIEKGIDINSIYDHLQEKYNENRLKLLSKALKKLKIIKKYRTAYTSIKASDINSDSYKPEDKEGIITYGLGIKNIVFSVLFFEEKEKFPIKISFRSKGNFDVNMFARKHFRGGGHRNAAGGTSEKNLSESIKYFLNIIPYYYKPLMFSI, encoded by the coding sequence ATGTTGCTTTCTAACATCAATGGAATAAATAAAAAAAAAATTGTATTATTTCCTCACAATAATCCAGATGGAGATGCTTTAGGATCTTCTTTAGCTCTTTTGTTTTATTTTAGAAAATTAAAACATGATGTAGATTTAATCTCTCCAACAGAATATCCTGAATCTTTTCAATGGCTTCCTGGAACTGAGGATATCCTTGTATTTTCTAAACATACAGAATCTTTAGTAAAAAAAAAGATTGTAAATTCTGATTATATTTTTTTTATAGATTTTAATAATTTTTCAAGAATTAATAAGATAAAAAATCTTTTTTTGTGTTCGAAAGCAAAAAAAATATTAATTGATCATCATCCTTATCCATTTTGTTTTGATTTTATGTTTTCAGACCCTACAGTAGCAGCTACCAGTATTTTAGTTTTTCGATTCATATCTGATATGAATAATTTAGACAAAATAGACAAAAAAATAGCTACGTGTTTATATGTAGGATTAATGACTGATACAGGTTTTTTTCGCTTTCCTTCTGTTACTTCAGAAACTCATTTTATTGCAGGAAAATTAATAGAGAAGGGAATTGATATCAATTCTATTTATGATCATTTACAAGAAAAATACAATGAAAACAGATTAAAACTATTATCTAAAGCCTTAAAAAAATTGAAAATTATTAAAAAATATAGAACAGCTTATACAAGCATAAAAGCTTCGGATATCAATTCTGATTCCTATAAACCAGAAGATAAAGAAGGAATTATTACCTATGGATTAGGTATTAAAAACATTGTTTTTTCAGTCTTATTTTTTGAAGAAAAAGAAAAATTCCCTATCAAAATTTCCTTTCGTTCGAAAGGAAATTTTGACGTAAATATGTTTGCGAGAAAACATTTTAGAGGAGGAGGACACAGAAATGCGGCAGGAGGAACATCAGAAAAAAATTTATCTGAATCTATAAAATATTTTTTAAATATTATTCCCTATTATTATAAACCTCTTATGTTTTCCATTTGA
- the lipA gene encoding lipoyl synthase, with translation MNVIQKKPKWIKVKLPMSKNYHELQKLVSLHKLNTICQSGSCPNIGECWDKGVATFMILGNICTRSCRFCGVKTGRPNKIDWKEPEKVAKSIKILKIKHAVLTSVNRDDLQDMGSSIWIHTIQKVRYFNPNITIEALIPDFKGEKKIIDKIIDIKPEVISHNVETVSRLTKKVRIQAQYNRSLEVLQYIKERNQDIRTKTGIMLGLGETEEEIIETMKDIIKSKVDILTMGQYLQPSLKHYPVRFFVFPEQFQKLKTIGLKMGFKYVESGPLVRSSYHAEKHVK, from the coding sequence ATGAATGTTATTCAAAAAAAACCAAAGTGGATAAAAGTAAAATTACCAATGAGTAAAAATTATCATGAATTGCAAAAATTAGTTTCTTTGCATAAACTGAACACAATTTGTCAGAGTGGTAGTTGTCCCAACATAGGAGAATGCTGGGATAAAGGGGTGGCTACTTTCATGATATTAGGAAATATTTGTACAAGATCTTGTAGATTTTGTGGAGTGAAAACAGGACGTCCTAATAAAATAGATTGGAAAGAACCAGAAAAAGTAGCAAAATCTATAAAAATACTAAAAATAAAACATGCTGTATTAACTTCTGTTAATCGAGATGATTTACAGGATATGGGTTCTTCTATATGGATTCATACTATACAAAAAGTACGATATTTTAATCCGAATATTACAATAGAAGCTTTAATTCCCGATTTTAAAGGAGAAAAAAAAATAATAGATAAAATAATTGATATCAAGCCAGAAGTGATTTCTCATAATGTAGAAACAGTTTCCAGATTAACAAAAAAAGTTCGTATTCAAGCTCAATATAATCGTAGTCTTGAAGTTTTACAATATATAAAAGAAAGAAATCAAGATATACGTACAAAAACAGGAATCATGTTAGGATTAGGAGAAACAGAAGAAGAAATAATAGAAACCATGAAAGACATCATAAAATCTAAAGTAGATATTCTGACAATGGGACAATATTTACAACCTTCCTTAAAACATTACCCTGTTCGTTTTTTCGTTTTTCCAGAACAATTTCAAAAATTGAAAACAATTGGATTAAAAATGGGATTTAAATATGTAGAAAGTGGACCATTAGTTAGATCTTCTTATCATGCAGAAAAACATGTAAAATAA
- a CDS encoding Nif3-like dinuclear metal center hexameric protein, with translation MKVFVRDIAYRLENLAPLEYAESYDNVGLIVGSFHKEVKKVLITLDLTEEVFYESLKKKCDLIISFHPIIFKSIKNITGKTFSERVIIHALKNDISIYVIHTNLDVVWEGTSSYLSKLLRINREKVLVSKKETIKKLITYVPINYAEKVRNALFEAGAGNISNYSHCSYNFDGYGSYMGNKKTKPFLGKKEIFHIEKETCIGVIFPDYKLDIIKKTLFQNHPYEEIAYEIYNLENINPYIGIGFIGNLIENMNEHDFLFFLKEKMNLLCIRHSNLIEKEIQKVAMIPGSGRFGIESAVKEKADVFISSDLKYHDFFKYEKKILIVDIGHYESEKFIKNLLKSFLDQNFTSISVFKSEVHTNPVKYFY, from the coding sequence ATGAAAGTGTTTGTTAGAGACATTGCTTATAGATTGGAAAATCTAGCTCCTCTAGAATATGCAGAATCTTATGATAACGTTGGATTAATAGTAGGATCATTTCATAAAGAAGTAAAAAAGGTATTGATTACTTTAGATCTCACTGAAGAGGTTTTTTATGAATCTCTCAAAAAAAAATGCGATTTGATAATTTCTTTTCATCCTATCATTTTTAAATCTATTAAGAATATAACTGGAAAAACATTTTCAGAAAGAGTCATAATTCATGCGTTAAAAAATGATATATCTATTTATGTAATTCACACAAATTTAGATGTGGTATGGGAAGGAACTTCTTCTTATCTCTCCAAATTATTACGAATTAACAGAGAAAAAGTTCTTGTTTCAAAAAAAGAAACCATAAAAAAATTAATAACTTATGTTCCAATTAATTATGCTGAAAAAGTAAGAAATGCTTTATTTGAAGCAGGAGCTGGAAATATTTCTAATTACAGTCATTGTAGTTATAATTTTGACGGATATGGAAGTTATATGGGAAATAAAAAAACCAAACCTTTTCTTGGAAAAAAAGAAATTTTTCATATAGAAAAAGAAACTTGTATTGGTGTTATTTTTCCTGATTATAAATTAGATATCATAAAAAAGACACTATTTCAAAATCATCCTTATGAAGAAATAGCTTACGAAATTTATAACCTGGAAAATATTAATCCTTATATAGGAATAGGTTTTATAGGAAATCTTATAGAAAACATGAATGAACATGATTTTCTTTTTTTTCTAAAAGAAAAAATGAATCTTCTTTGTATTCGACATTCTAATTTGATAGAAAAAGAAATTCAAAAAGTTGCTATGATTCCAGGTTCAGGACGATTTGGAATCGAATCTGCTGTAAAAGAAAAAGCTGATGTTTTTATATCCTCTGATTTGAAATATCATGATTTTTTTAAATATGAAAAAAAAATATTAATTGTGGATATAGGGCATTATGAATCTGAAAAATTTATTAAAAATTTACTGAAATCTTTTTTAGATCAAAATTTTACTTCTATTTCTGTTTTTAAATCAGAAGTTCATACTAATCCAGTTAAATATTTTTATTAA
- the guaA gene encoding glutamine-hydrolyzing GMP synthase gives MKKDFILILDFGSQYSHIIARKIRDIGVYTLLVYHYQDISISHVISKQKPKGIILSGGPFSVYEKGSPLVSKNIFHLNIPIFGICYGMQLISFLFGGKIKKSKFKEYGKSYLIIDHPNNNLFYGIPNKSVVWMSHFDEVKNIPKEFQVIGHTSSCDVAAFSHLNKDIYAVQFHPEVKNTEYGISMLKNFVFHICKCNLNWKFNNFVKNTIENIKQRVNKKKVILGFSGGVDSFITAYIIYKAIGNSLNCIFVDTGLLLETEKEKIYSLCKKMPFSIKIIDAKNQFLSKLIGIVDPEIKRKVIGREFLSIFQEESKKIKNVEFLAQGTIYSDVIESSVFSKHSSESIKSHHNVGGLPKTFMKLKLIEPLKQLFKDEVRKIGEKLGLPKEILYRHPFPGPGLGIRIIGEINEKKISILKQAENILLQELKKFNIYNSVTQAFIVLLPVKSVGIKGDKRAYEYAAILRVINTEDFMTATFSHLSYDFLEKVSNRITNEVDGINRIAYDITSKPPSTIEWE, from the coding sequence ATGAAAAAAGATTTTATACTCATATTAGATTTTGGATCTCAATATAGTCATATAATTGCTAGAAAAATTCGAGATATAGGAGTATATACTTTATTAGTATATCATTATCAAGATATTTCTATATCTCATGTAATTTCTAAACAAAAACCTAAAGGGATTATTCTGTCAGGAGGTCCTTTTTCTGTTTATGAAAAAGGTTCTCCATTAGTATCCAAAAATATTTTTCATCTAAATATTCCTATATTCGGAATTTGTTATGGAATGCAACTTATTTCTTTTCTTTTTGGAGGAAAAATAAAAAAATCAAAATTTAAAGAATATGGAAAATCCTATTTGATCATAGATCATCCTAATAATAATCTATTTTATGGAATTCCCAATAAATCTGTTGTTTGGATGAGTCATTTTGATGAAGTAAAAAATATTCCAAAAGAATTTCAAGTAATCGGACATACATCATCTTGTGATGTTGCAGCTTTTAGTCATCTTAATAAAGATATTTATGCCGTTCAATTTCATCCAGAAGTAAAAAACACAGAATATGGAATCTCTATGTTGAAAAATTTTGTTTTTCACATTTGTAAATGTAATTTGAATTGGAAATTCAATAATTTTGTTAAAAATACGATAGAAAATATTAAACAACGTGTAAATAAAAAAAAAGTTATACTAGGTTTTTCTGGAGGAGTAGATTCTTTTATTACTGCTTACATTATTTATAAAGCGATTGGTAATTCTTTGAATTGTATTTTCGTAGATACAGGATTACTATTAGAAACTGAGAAAGAAAAAATATATTCTTTATGCAAAAAAATGCCTTTTTCTATAAAAATAATAGATGCTAAAAATCAGTTTTTATCTAAATTAATTGGAATTGTAGATCCTGAAATAAAAAGAAAAGTTATAGGAAGGGAATTTCTTTCTATTTTTCAAGAAGAATCAAAAAAAATTAAAAATGTTGAATTTTTAGCACAAGGTACTATTTATTCCGATGTGATTGAATCTTCTGTTTTTTCGAAACATTCAAGTGAGTCTATCAAATCCCATCATAATGTAGGAGGATTACCAAAAACATTCATGAAATTAAAACTCATTGAGCCATTAAAACAATTATTTAAAGATGAAGTCAGAAAAATAGGAGAAAAATTGGGTCTTCCAAAAGAAATTTTATATCGTCATCCATTTCCTGGACCTGGATTAGGAATTCGTATTATTGGAGAAATCAATGAAAAAAAAATTTCTATTTTAAAACAAGCAGAAAATATTCTTTTACAAGAATTAAAAAAATTTAATATTTACAACTCTGTAACTCAGGCTTTTATTGTTTTATTGCCTGTAAAATCTGTAGGGATCAAAGGGGATAAACGAGCGTATGAGTATGCAGCTATATTACGTGTCATAAACACCGAAGATTTTATGACTGCTACTTTTTCACATTTATCTTACGATTTTTTAGAAAAAGTTTCAAATAGAATTACTAATGAAGTTGATGGAATTAATAGAATTGCATACGATATTACCTCTAAACCTCCATCTACTATTGAATGGGAATGA
- a CDS encoding thioredoxin family protein yields MVRTYSSSEIKIRIKDFELLEVSSGEKKFLKTFFSNQATVIMFICNHCPYVKHINAELIRLANDFIPKRISFLAINSNDAKKYPEDSTENMKKVYYQLGYPFPYFFDETQEVAKYYCAKCTPEFFIFSGEGNLCYHGQLDDSRPGNDVPVTGSDVRNVLKNILKGKKIISPIVKLSYGCNIKWKT; encoded by the coding sequence ATGGTACGAACTTATTCTTCTAGTGAAATTAAAATTCGAATTAAAGATTTTGAATTATTAGAAGTTTCTTCAGGAGAAAAGAAGTTTTTGAAAACTTTTTTTTCGAATCAAGCAACTGTAATCATGTTTATTTGTAATCACTGTCCGTATGTTAAACACATCAATGCAGAATTAATTCGTTTAGCTAATGATTTTATTCCAAAAAGGATTTCATTTTTAGCTATCAATTCTAATGACGCAAAAAAGTATCCAGAAGATTCTACAGAAAATATGAAAAAAGTATATTATCAATTAGGTTATCCTTTTCCTTATTTTTTTGATGAAACACAGGAAGTGGCTAAATATTATTGTGCAAAATGTACTCCTGAATTTTTTATATTTTCCGGAGAGGGGAATTTATGTTATCACGGACAATTAGATGATTCTAGACCTGGAAATGATGTTCCTGTTACAGGTAGTGATGTGAGAAATGTGTTGAAAAATATTTTAAAAGGGAAAAAAATAATATCTCCGATAGTAAAATTGAGTTACGGATGTAATATCAAATGGAAAACATAA
- the accD gene encoding acetyl-CoA carboxylase, carboxyltransferase subunit beta, which produces MAWFLRKKKNIITSINERKDLPKGIWYRTSSGKIIDTEELKKNAYVSPEDGYHVRIHSKEYFEILFDHGKFLEMNVKMMSKDPMKWEDYKKYTDRIQETRKKTNLYDAIRTGVGKIQTINVVISCMDFSFIGGSMGSVVGEKISRAIKYCIEKKYPYILISKSGGARIMESSFSLMQMAKTIARLTQLRDAKIPYISVLTDPTTGGVTASYSLLGDINIAEPGAMIGFAGPRVIRETIGKDLPEGFQTAEFLMDHGFIDLISPRTELKKNIYKLVSMMI; this is translated from the coding sequence ATGGCTTGGTTTTTAAGAAAAAAAAAGAATATTATAACATCTATAAACGAGAGAAAGGATTTACCAAAAGGAATTTGGTATAGAACTTCTAGCGGAAAAATTATAGATACAGAAGAGTTAAAAAAAAACGCTTATGTTAGTCCAGAAGATGGATATCATGTAAGAATTCATAGTAAAGAATATTTTGAAATTCTTTTTGATCATGGAAAATTTTTAGAAATGAATGTAAAAATGATGAGCAAAGATCCTATGAAATGGGAAGATTATAAAAAATATACAGATAGAATTCAAGAAACACGAAAAAAAACAAATTTGTATGATGCTATTAGAACAGGGGTTGGAAAAATTCAAACTATAAATGTAGTGATATCTTGTATGGATTTTTCATTTATAGGAGGATCCATGGGATCCGTAGTAGGAGAAAAAATATCTAGAGCTATCAAATATTGTATTGAAAAAAAATATCCATATATATTAATTTCTAAATCGGGAGGAGCAAGAATAATGGAGTCCTCTTTTTCATTAATGCAAATGGCTAAAACGATAGCTAGACTGACTCAATTACGTGATGCTAAAATTCCTTATATTTCTGTTTTGACGGATCCAACAACGGGAGGGGTGACGGCTTCTTATTCTTTACTTGGAGATATCAATATAGCTGAACCAGGAGCTATGATTGGATTTGCTGGACCTAGAGTAATTAGAGAAACAATCGGAAAAGATCTTCCAGAAGGATTTCAAACCGCAGAATTTTTAATGGATCATGGTTTTATCGATTTAATTTCTCCTAGAACAGAATTAAAAAAAAATATATATAAATTAGTTTCTATGATGATATGA
- a CDS encoding zinc ribbon domain-containing protein: protein MSHNKKQESAVTVVDKLRVLYHLQLIDSRMDEIRKFRINIPMEIKSLEEELEKMKKKLEHFYEDIFSIKENINKQNKNIKSSEILINKYEKQKDHIKNHKELYSLDKEIDYQKLEIQLAKKKIKELNLQIHKKEENLKKKEEILENKKEHLFHKKKELNNILVENEKEEQILLEKSSCFSKKIDNDLLKTYQKIRNGVKNGIAIAPVQRGAPLGSYLAITPQKYSELIQRNKLLIDEHSGRILIDAELAEEEKKKSFVFCYKKKI, encoded by the coding sequence ATGAGCCATAATAAAAAACAAGAATCCGCCGTTACTGTAGTAGATAAATTGAGAGTATTATATCATCTTCAATTAATAGATTCTCGTATGGATGAAATACGAAAGTTTCGTATAAATATTCCTATGGAGATAAAAAGTTTAGAAGAAGAACTAGAAAAAATGAAAAAAAAATTAGAACATTTTTATGAAGATATTTTTTCTATAAAAGAAAATATAAATAAACAAAATAAAAATATTAAATCATCAGAAATATTGATCAATAAATATGAAAAACAAAAAGATCATATCAAAAATCATAAAGAATTATATTCTCTAGATAAAGAAATTGATTATCAAAAGTTAGAAATCCAATTAGCTAAAAAAAAAATTAAGGAATTGAATCTTCAAATTCATAAAAAGGAAGAAAATCTAAAGAAAAAAGAAGAGATATTAGAAAATAAAAAAGAACATCTTTTTCATAAAAAAAAAGAATTGAATAATATTCTCGTAGAAAATGAGAAAGAAGAACAAATTCTATTAGAAAAATCTTCATGTTTTTCCAAAAAAATAGATAATGATTTATTAAAAACTTATCAAAAAATCAGAAACGGAGTAAAAAATGGAATAGCTATTGCCCCAGTACAAAGAGGAGCTCCTTTGGGTTCTTATCTAGCAATAACACCTCAAAAATATTCTGAACTAATACAACGTAATAAACTCTTAATAGATGAGCATAGTGGAAGAATATTAATAGATGCGGAATTGGCTGAGGAAGAAAAGAAAAAATCTTTTGTTTTTTGTTATAAAAAAAAAATATAG
- the fbaA gene encoding class II fructose-bisphosphate aldolase — MSKKFPTGVATGNLVKEIFEYAKENVFSIPAVNVIGSNTMNAVMETAAEVNSPVIIQLSNGGAIFNAGKGLNNEKEKAAIQGSIVCAMHIHELASYYQTTVILHTDHCSKSILPWIDGLIEVNEKYYKRFGKTLFSSHMLDLSQESLKENINICEQYFDRMNKSKMTLEIELGVTGGEEDGIDNSNIENNKLYTQPKEVSYAYEKLMKISDNFIIAASFGNVHGVYKPGNVMLRPEILKNTQEYIQKKFHTKTKKPVSLVFHGGSGSTKKEIQEAINYGVVKMNVDTDLQYAFTCGVRDYMNQNKEYLKKQIGNPKGKHIPNKKYYDPRIWLREGEKSFKMILKKYFEFMNNINTL, encoded by the coding sequence ATGTCTAAAAAATTTCCTACTGGAGTAGCTACTGGTAATCTTGTTAAAGAAATATTCGAATACGCTAAGGAGAACGTTTTTTCTATACCTGCTGTAAACGTTATTGGATCTAATACTATGAATGCAGTTATGGAAACAGCTGCAGAAGTAAATTCTCCTGTTATTATTCAATTATCTAATGGAGGGGCGATTTTTAATGCTGGAAAAGGATTAAATAATGAAAAAGAAAAAGCCGCAATTCAAGGTTCGATTGTTTGTGCTATGCATATTCATGAATTAGCATCATATTATCAAACAACGGTTATTCTTCATACAGATCATTGTTCTAAATCTATTCTTCCATGGATAGATGGATTGATAGAAGTCAATGAAAAATATTATAAACGTTTTGGAAAAACGTTATTCAGCTCACATATGTTAGATCTTTCTCAAGAATCTTTAAAAGAAAATATTAACATTTGTGAACAGTATTTTGATAGAATGAATAAAAGTAAAATGACCCTTGAAATAGAACTTGGTGTAACGGGAGGAGAAGAGGATGGAATAGACAATTCCAATATTGAAAATAATAAACTTTATACTCAACCCAAAGAGGTTTCTTATGCCTATGAAAAATTAATGAAAATCAGTGATAATTTTATTATAGCTGCTTCTTTTGGAAACGTTCATGGAGTTTATAAACCTGGAAATGTTATGCTTCGTCCTGAAATTTTAAAAAATACACAAGAATATATACAAAAAAAATTTCATACTAAGACAAAAAAACCAGTCTCTTTAGTTTTTCACGGAGGATCAGGATCTACTAAAAAGGAAATACAAGAAGCTATTAATTACGGAGTTGTGAAAATGAATGTAGATACTGATTTACAATATGCTTTTACTTGTGGAGTTCGAGATTATATGAATCAAAATAAGGAATACTTAAAAAAACAAATAGGAAATCCAAAAGGAAAACATATTCCTAATAAAAAATATTATGACCCTAGAATATGGTTAAGAGAAGGAGAGAAATCTTTTAAAATGATTTTAAAAAAATATTTTGAATTTATGAATAATATTAATACTTTATAA
- a CDS encoding UvrD-helicase domain-containing protein, with protein sequence MLVLPSTLKIYNASAGSGKTTFLVINYLYILLKSPYPDEYKRVLALTFTKKASEEMKNRILQCIKEFSNKKVKKEYCFLFNYMTKNLSLTKHQLYQRSEKILSHILHDFYSFSRNISTIDKFTYNIIRSLFPEREIHLEMDTDRFLLKIVENILYKLKNTEEWSNVLIQSSLEKLKKGKNWDLRKELFKIAHVMVEENNFFPIKKMKKISLENFLKLKNTLIKRTKEFEKQCERKGKKFFQLLEKASIQEHSFIHLDLPRFFRKLKNGNIFFNPFHERIEKNIQKEIFYSKSFSDLSQKILIEKNRKKIFLLYEETKSIYKKNISNYLLDKLFLKNISILSIIHEFEKEFHSIKNEKKIILNAELNKILYERILEGTFPKIYEKIGTQYKHYFIDEFQDISFLQWQNIKFLVENALSENGSAMIVGDPKQSIYRWRGGDSKQFINLIYSKSNHYKKDIKTIERNFRSYEEIVKFNNLLYQSISKIFHSTIYQDIYTNYKQKIDKKYGGYVEINFIHDSKNYKEHIYSNIKNKIEKLLKQKYVLSDIAILVRNNEEAHFLSEKLVTDGIVVNTSVSLLIKNHLEIQIIINFFYIIAYPHCYQKRVFLIFLLLKNKFIRTKRNHHDFIIKILFLPLDLFLKKILFKKSSLTLKKLYNQSIYNISEKIIESFGLLNKRNSTYIYSFLDFVYRSIKRVGNSVLDFLDYWEFQKEKESIVISDHINAIRIMTIHKSKGLQFPVVLIPFTDWNLFSKEKEKVWINVNPHLYNGLNPIFLGKIDPYFKHIKHDNNIRNFYEDYLSNIKFDNINLLYVATTRSIEQLILFSKLGNDKSVSFYIKNFLCEKKMWNEKKCQYIFGKEKKNS encoded by the coding sequence ATGCTAGTTCTACCATCTACATTAAAAATATACAATGCTTCAGCTGGTTCTGGAAAAACTACTTTTTTAGTTATCAATTATCTTTATATTTTATTAAAAAGTCCTTATCCTGACGAATATAAAAGAGTTCTAGCCTTAACTTTTACTAAAAAAGCTTCTGAAGAAATGAAAAATCGCATTTTACAATGCATAAAAGAATTTTCAAATAAAAAAGTTAAAAAAGAATATTGTTTTTTGTTTAATTATATGACAAAAAATTTAAGTTTAACAAAACATCAATTGTATCAACGTTCTGAAAAAATATTATCTCACATATTACACGATTTTTATTCTTTTTCTAGGAATATAAGTACAATAGATAAGTTTACTTATAACATTATAAGATCTCTTTTTCCAGAAAGAGAAATCCATTTAGAAATGGATACAGATCGATTTTTATTGAAAATTGTAGAAAATATATTATACAAATTAAAAAATACTGAAGAATGGTCCAATGTTTTAATTCAATCTTCTTTAGAAAAACTAAAAAAAGGAAAAAATTGGGATTTGAGAAAAGAGTTATTTAAAATAGCTCATGTAATGGTTGAAGAAAATAATTTTTTTCCTATAAAAAAAATGAAAAAAATTTCTTTAGAAAATTTTTTGAAGTTAAAAAATACTCTAATTAAAAGAACTAAAGAATTCGAAAAACAATGTGAAAGAAAAGGAAAAAAATTTTTTCAACTTTTAGAAAAAGCTTCTATTCAAGAACATTCATTCATTCATTTAGATTTACCAAGATTTTTTCGAAAACTGAAAAATGGAAATATATTTTTTAATCCTTTTCATGAACGTATTGAAAAAAATATTCAAAAAGAAATATTTTATTCTAAATCTTTTTCTGATCTGAGCCAGAAAATACTCATAGAAAAAAATAGAAAAAAAATATTCCTATTATATGAGGAAACAAAATCTATATATAAAAAAAATATATCCAATTATCTTTTGGATAAACTTTTTTTAAAAAACATAAGCATATTATCAATAATACATGAATTCGAAAAAGAATTTCATTCTATAAAAAATGAAAAAAAAATTATTTTAAATGCAGAATTAAATAAAATTCTTTACGAGAGAATTCTTGAAGGAACATTTCCAAAAATATATGAAAAAATAGGCACACAATATAAACATTATTTCATAGATGAATTTCAAGATATTTCATTTTTACAATGGCAAAATATTAAATTTTTAGTTGAAAATGCATTATCTGAAAATGGATCAGCTATGATAGTAGGAGACCCCAAACAATCTATATATAGATGGAGAGGCGGTGATTCTAAACAATTTATTAATTTAATTTATTCTAAATCAAATCATTATAAAAAAGACATAAAAACTATAGAAAGAAATTTTCGTAGTTATGAAGAAATTGTAAAATTTAATAATTTACTTTATCAATCTATATCTAAAATATTTCATTCTACTATTTACCAAGATATATATACAAATTACAAACAAAAAATAGACAAAAAATATGGTGGATATGTAGAAATAAATTTTATTCATGATTCTAAAAATTACAAGGAACATATTTATTCAAACATAAAAAATAAAATAGAAAAATTATTGAAACAAAAATATGTATTATCAGATATTGCGATTTTAGTCAGAAACAATGAAGAAGCTCATTTTTTGTCTGAAAAATTAGTGACAGATGGTATTGTTGTAAATACTTCTGTTTCTTTACTAATAAAAAATCATTTGGAAATCCAAATCATCATAAATTTTTTTTACATTATTGCTTATCCTCATTGTTACCAAAAAAGAGTTTTTTTAATTTTTTTATTATTAAAAAATAAATTCATTCGTACTAAAAGGAATCATCATGATTTCATTATAAAAATACTTTTTTTACCTTTAGATCTATTCTTAAAAAAGATTCTGTTTAAAAAAAGTTCATTAACATTAAAAAAATTATATAATCAATCTATATACAACATATCAGAAAAAATTATTGAATCTTTTGGATTATTAAATAAACGAAATTCTACATACATTTATTCTTTTTTAGATTTTGTTTATAGGTCTATAAAAAGGGTAGGAAATTCTGTTCTAGATTTTTTGGATTATTGGGAATTTCAAAAAGAAAAGGAAAGTATTGTGATTTCTGATCACATTAATGCTATTCGTATTATGACTATTCATAAATCTAAAGGATTGCAATTTCCTGTGGTCCTTATTCCTTTCACTGATTGGAATCTTTTTTCTAAAGAAAAAGAAAAAGTTTGGATTAATGTTAATCCTCATTTATATAATGGATTAAACCCTATTTTTTTAGGAAAAATAGACCCCTATTTTAAACATATAAAACATGATAATAATATCCGAAATTTTTATGAAGATTATTTATCAAACATTAAATTTGACAACATTAATTTATTATATGTAGCGACTACCCGTTCCATTGAACAACTCATTTTATTTTCAAAACTTGGAAATGATAAATCCGTATCATTTTACATCAAAAATTTTTTGTGTGAAAAAAAAATGTGGAATGAGAAAAAATGTCAGTATATTTTTGGAAAAGAAAAAAAAAATTCTTAG